One genomic window of Angustibacter sp. Root456 includes the following:
- a CDS encoding M15 family metallopeptidase, whose amino-acid sequence MSADDDRPGEHATYVIDTRRDRRLRMAWRASLVVAMVLVAGPAWDAARGAFADGATPPVADAGTASRAPQALEAGDPAPVEPSGTGDVSHLQPAMKRALDRATRDAAAAGVDLRVTSGWRSRAKQQALYDQAIIKYGSAQKARRWVLPPSQSEHVQGGAVDVGPRPAAAWLEQHGVRYGLCRRYANEPWHFELLAPHKGQPCPTLEPHA is encoded by the coding sequence GTGAGCGCCGACGACGACCGGCCGGGCGAGCACGCGACGTACGTCATCGACACGCGGCGCGACCGCCGGCTGCGGATGGCGTGGCGGGCGTCCCTCGTCGTGGCGATGGTGCTCGTCGCCGGGCCCGCGTGGGACGCCGCCCGCGGCGCCTTCGCGGACGGCGCCACCCCGCCGGTGGCCGACGCCGGCACCGCGTCGAGGGCGCCGCAGGCGCTGGAGGCCGGCGACCCCGCACCCGTCGAACCCTCGGGCACCGGCGACGTCAGCCACCTGCAGCCGGCGATGAAGCGCGCGCTCGACCGCGCCACCCGCGACGCCGCGGCAGCCGGGGTCGACCTGCGGGTCACCTCCGGGTGGCGCAGCCGGGCCAAGCAGCAGGCGCTGTACGACCAGGCGATCATCAAGTACGGCTCGGCGCAGAAGGCGCGGCGGTGGGTGCTGCCGCCGTCGCAGTCCGAGCACGTGCAAGGCGGGGCCGTGGACGTCGGGCCGCGGCCGGCCGCAGCCTGGCTCGAGCAGCACGGCGTGCGATACGGGCTGTGCCGCCGCTACGCCAACGAGCCGTGGCACTTCGAGCTGCTCGCGCCCCACAAGGGCCAGCCCTGCCCGACCCTGGAGCCGCACGCGTGA
- a CDS encoding universal stress protein — MSFEQPARRRERPLVVVGYDEGEASRAAVRWAGAEAAAAGSDLAVVVAWESEAGSVGGRRGGDWAQQAADDAVGLARATVGDQLTVSTVVEFGPPAAVLLQAARDAELLVLGTRGHVGAVGVLLGSVSRECLRAGEVPVVLLGPDAAPALENRVLVTSVHGAAAGPAVQWAVQRAVSRHHPVHLLDRWSVHAMGPGLTVGHEYDAARQEALERHSEAMEELRAVVAGRVPVTGELVEGRGVDVEYARSNAGDLLVVEWDDTEHRPSLRYERCPVVMVPAPVTATVV; from the coding sequence ATGAGCTTCGAGCAGCCGGCCCGACGTCGAGAGCGGCCCCTGGTGGTGGTCGGGTACGACGAGGGCGAGGCCTCGCGAGCCGCTGTGCGCTGGGCGGGCGCTGAGGCGGCTGCGGCGGGCAGCGACCTCGCCGTGGTGGTGGCGTGGGAGTCCGAGGCGGGCAGCGTCGGTGGGCGGCGCGGGGGTGACTGGGCCCAGCAGGCGGCGGACGACGCCGTGGGCCTGGCCCGCGCCACGGTCGGTGACCAGCTCACCGTGAGCACGGTGGTCGAGTTCGGGCCGCCCGCGGCCGTGCTGCTGCAGGCCGCCCGCGACGCCGAACTGCTGGTGCTCGGCACGCGCGGGCACGTCGGCGCGGTGGGCGTGCTGCTCGGCAGCGTGAGCCGCGAGTGCCTGCGGGCCGGCGAGGTGCCGGTGGTGCTGCTCGGGCCGGACGCCGCCCCCGCCTTGGAGAACCGCGTGCTCGTCACGAGCGTGCACGGCGCCGCCGCCGGCCCCGCGGTGCAGTGGGCGGTGCAGCGGGCCGTGTCGCGGCACCACCCCGTGCACCTGCTCGACCGCTGGAGCGTGCACGCCATGGGACCCGGTCTCACGGTGGGCCACGAGTACGACGCGGCGCGGCAGGAGGCGCTCGAGCGGCACAGCGAGGCCATGGAGGAGCTGCGGGCCGTGGTGGCCGGGCGCGTCCCGGTCACCGGTGAGCTCGTCGAAGGTCGCGGCGTCGACGTCGAGTACGCCCGCAGCAACGCCGGTGACCTGCTCGTCGTCGAGTGGGACGACACCGAGCACCGCCCCTCGCTGCGCTACGAGCGCTGCCCCGTCGTCATGGTGCCCGCGCCTGTGACGGCCACCGTGGTCTGA